The Streptomyces sp. NBC_01775 genome includes a region encoding these proteins:
- a CDS encoding endonuclease/exonuclease/phosphatase family protein, with the protein MRVLSWNIRHGGEDRVLGGRKNLRLLLDQVVALKPDVFFAVETYGSGDAVRRALTERAGKGTYRAVQVTGGGQGPNKDNLWIFTRYNVVKVFPEPRRRVAATGFNTGGARVALPNGRRLNLVDTWLSFSRPWIGNMVNNNAKAAKAGRPLLHTRAQVAAAERHRQSPQLRNILSHQLPFMLEGDHSPVLMAGDLNTVPASDWSAEWARCPRHYGLSYALRTTRMITDAGFRDTYRAAHPNVCTHPGSTWSPLKRHHRVTPERIDYIFAKGRGLRVNRSFTVDKRLPSHPAGQFYSDHGAVVTDLAVAPR; encoded by the coding sequence GTGCGGGTGCTGTCCTGGAACATCCGGCACGGCGGCGAGGACAGGGTCCTCGGGGGCCGCAAGAACCTGCGGCTGCTCCTCGACCAGGTCGTCGCCCTGAAGCCCGACGTCTTCTTCGCCGTCGAGACCTACGGCTCGGGCGACGCCGTCCGCCGTGCGCTCACCGAGCGCGCGGGCAAGGGGACCTACCGCGCGGTGCAGGTCACCGGGGGCGGGCAGGGGCCGAACAAGGACAACTTGTGGATCTTCACCCGCTACAACGTGGTGAAGGTCTTCCCCGAACCGCGCAGACGCGTCGCCGCCACCGGCTTCAACACGGGCGGGGCACGCGTGGCCCTGCCGAACGGCAGACGGCTCAACCTCGTCGACACCTGGCTGTCCTTCTCGCGCCCCTGGATCGGGAACATGGTGAACAACAACGCCAAGGCCGCCAAGGCGGGCCGCCCCCTGCTCCACACCCGGGCACAGGTCGCAGCCGCCGAGCGGCACAGGCAGAGCCCGCAGCTGCGGAACATCCTCAGCCACCAGCTCCCGTTCATGCTCGAGGGTGACCACTCGCCCGTGCTGATGGCGGGCGACCTCAACACCGTCCCCGCCTCCGACTGGTCGGCGGAATGGGCGCGCTGCCCGCGCCACTACGGGCTCTCCTATGCCCTGCGGACCACCCGGATGATCACCGACGCGGGCTTCCGCGACACCTACCGCGCGGCCCACCCGAACGTGTGCACACACCCGGGCAGCACCTGGAGCCCGCTCAAGCGGCATCACCGGGTCACTCCCGAGCGCATCGACTACATCTTCGCCAAGGGCCGGGGCCTGCGCGTGAACCGGTCCTTCACCGTCGACAAGCGCCTCCCCTCCCACCCCGCGGGGCAGTTCTACTCCGACCACGGCGCGGTCGTCACCGACCTGGCGGTGGCGCCGCGCTGA
- a CDS encoding 5-dehydro-4-deoxyglucarate dehydratase, giving the protein MPSSQPSSASVRPLAERLGGLLFFPVTAFAPDGSVDLDVFRAHVRNGIEAGAGAVFACCGTGEFHALAPEEFRDCVAVAVEEAEGRAPVVAGVGYGTALAAEFAALAEEAGADGLLAMPPYLVVPDQDGLLRHYTTLAEATSLDLVVYQRDNAVFTPRTVVELARHPGIVGLKDGYGDADLMQRIITAVRGAGLERDFRYFNGLPTAELTELAYRVLGVTLYSSAVFCFAPEIALAFHAALDSGDDATVHELLDGFYVPLVELRNQGKGYAVSLVKAGVRLRGLDVGEVRPPLSEPSPAHVKELAALIERGLELVGAGR; this is encoded by the coding sequence ATGCCCTCGTCCCAGCCCTCGTCCGCCTCCGTGCGTCCGCTCGCCGAGCGGCTCGGCGGGCTGCTCTTCTTCCCCGTCACCGCCTTCGCGCCGGACGGCTCCGTCGACCTCGACGTGTTCCGCGCGCATGTGCGCAACGGCATCGAGGCGGGCGCGGGAGCCGTTTTCGCCTGCTGCGGCACGGGCGAGTTCCACGCGCTCGCGCCGGAGGAGTTCCGCGACTGCGTGGCGGTCGCCGTCGAGGAGGCGGAGGGCAGGGCACCTGTCGTGGCGGGCGTGGGCTACGGCACGGCGCTGGCCGCCGAGTTCGCCGCACTCGCCGAAGAGGCGGGTGCCGACGGTCTGCTGGCGATGCCGCCGTACCTCGTCGTGCCCGACCAGGATGGGCTGCTGCGGCACTACACCACGCTGGCCGAGGCCACCTCCCTGGACCTCGTCGTCTACCAGCGCGACAACGCCGTCTTCACCCCCCGCACCGTCGTCGAGCTGGCCCGCCATCCCGGCATCGTCGGGCTCAAGGACGGGTACGGCGACGCCGACCTGATGCAACGCATCATCACCGCCGTGCGCGGCGCGGGCCTGGAGCGGGACTTCCGCTACTTCAACGGCCTGCCCACCGCCGAACTGACCGAGCTCGCCTACCGGGTCCTCGGCGTGACCCTCTACTCCTCCGCCGTCTTCTGCTTCGCGCCCGAGATCGCGCTCGCCTTCCACGCGGCGCTCGACTCCGGCGACGACGCCACCGTCCACGAACTGCTCGACGGCTTCTACGTACCGCTGGTCGAACTGCGCAACCAGGGCAAGGGATACGCCGTTTCGCTGGTCAAGGCGGGCGTGCGGCTGCGCGGCCTGGACGTGGGCGAGGTGCGCCCGCCGCTGTCCGAACCCTCGCCCGCACATGTGAAGGAGCTGGCCGCGCTGATCGAGCGCGGCCTGGAACTGGTCGGGGCCGGCCGCTGA
- a CDS encoding ectoine synthase produces MIVRSFKDIEGTDRHVKAASGTWESKRIVLAKERVGFSLHETTLYAGTETSMWYANHIEAVLCVEGEAELTNEETGEKHWISPGTMYLLDGHEKHTMRPKTDFRCVCVFNPPVTGREDHDENGVYPLLTEPDEG; encoded by the coding sequence GTGATCGTTCGTTCCTTCAAGGACATCGAAGGCACCGACCGCCACGTCAAGGCGGCTTCGGGCACATGGGAGAGCAAGCGCATCGTGCTCGCCAAGGAGCGCGTGGGCTTCTCCCTGCACGAGACGACACTCTACGCAGGCACGGAGACGTCAATGTGGTATGCCAACCACATCGAGGCCGTACTCTGCGTTGAGGGCGAGGCAGAACTCACCAACGAGGAAACCGGCGAGAAGCACTGGATCTCTCCCGGCACGATGTACCTCCTCGACGGGCACGAGAAGCACACGATGCGCCCCAAGACCGACTTCCGGTGCGTGTGTGTCTTCAACCCGCCTGTCACAGGCCGGGAGGACCACGACGAGAACGGCGTCTACCCGCTGCTCACCGAGCCCGACGAGGGCTGA
- the ectB gene encoding diaminobutyrate--2-oxoglutarate transaminase: MTITQPDLSVFETVESEVRSYCRAWPTIFDRAQGAHMYDEDGHTYLDFFAGAGTLNYGHNNPVLKRALLDYLERDGVVHGLDMSTSAKRAFLETFSETVLKPRGMNHKVMFPGPTGTNAVEAALKLARKVKGRESIVSFTNAFHGMSLGSLAVTGNAFKRAGAGIPLVHGTPMPFDDYLNGATEDFIWFERLLEDQGSGLNKPAAVIVETVQGEGGINVARAEWLRALSDLCKRHDMLLIVDDIQMGCGRTGAFFSFEEAGIEPDIITLSKSIGGYGLPLALTLFKPELDVWEPGEHNGTFRGNNPAFVTATVALQTYWADGQMEKQTLARGEQVEAALKAIAEEHTAEIADFRGRGLVWGLEFHNKSLANAVARRAFDLGMLIETSGPQSEVVKLLPSLTITPEELDEGLRILARAVRETV, translated from the coding sequence GTGACCATCACCCAGCCGGACCTCAGCGTCTTCGAGACCGTCGAGTCGGAGGTGCGCAGTTACTGCCGCGCCTGGCCCACCATCTTCGACCGGGCCCAGGGCGCCCACATGTACGACGAGGACGGGCACACCTACCTCGACTTCTTCGCCGGAGCGGGCACGCTCAACTACGGCCACAACAACCCCGTTCTCAAACGAGCCCTCCTGGACTACCTGGAGCGGGACGGGGTCGTGCACGGCCTGGACATGAGCACCAGCGCCAAACGGGCCTTCCTGGAGACGTTCTCCGAGACGGTCCTCAAGCCGCGCGGAATGAACCACAAGGTGATGTTCCCGGGCCCGACCGGCACCAACGCCGTGGAGGCCGCGCTCAAGCTGGCCCGCAAGGTCAAGGGCCGCGAGTCGATCGTCTCGTTCACCAACGCCTTCCACGGCATGTCGCTGGGCTCGCTCGCGGTCACCGGCAACGCCTTCAAGCGCGCCGGGGCCGGTATCCCGCTGGTGCACGGCACTCCGATGCCGTTCGACGACTACCTCAACGGCGCCACCGAGGACTTCATCTGGTTCGAGCGGCTGCTGGAGGACCAGGGCTCCGGGCTCAACAAGCCGGCCGCCGTGATCGTGGAGACCGTGCAGGGCGAGGGCGGCATCAACGTCGCCCGCGCCGAGTGGCTCCGCGCGCTCTCCGACCTGTGCAAGCGGCACGACATGCTGCTCATCGTCGACGACATCCAGATGGGCTGCGGCCGAACGGGTGCTTTCTTCTCCTTCGAGGAGGCGGGCATCGAGCCGGACATCATCACGCTGTCGAAGTCCATCGGCGGCTACGGCCTGCCCCTGGCGCTCACGCTGTTCAAGCCGGAGCTGGACGTCTGGGAGCCGGGCGAGCACAACGGCACCTTCCGCGGCAACAACCCGGCCTTCGTGACGGCCACCGTCGCCCTCCAGACCTACTGGGCCGACGGCCAGATGGAGAAGCAGACCCTGGCGCGCGGCGAGCAGGTCGAGGCCGCGCTCAAGGCCATCGCCGAGGAGCACACCGCCGAAATCGCCGATTTCCGGGGCCGCGGCCTGGTGTGGGGCCTGGAGTTCCACAACAAGAGCCTCGCCAACGCCGTGGCGCGCCGCGCCTTCGACCTGGGCATGCTCATCGAGACCTCGGGTCCGCAGAGCGAGGTCGTCAAACTGCTGCCCTCGCTGACCATCACCCCCGAGGAGCTGGACGAGGGTCTGCGCATCCTCGCGCGCGCTGTGCGCGAAACCGTCTAG
- a CDS encoding carboxymuconolactone decarboxylase family protein produces MPRISLDPPRSLVLRLVSWYSRRKFGTVIEPVLAAGHHPGVLLVGGIFEVGTERWKALDPGLKQLALMASAARIECTWCMDFGHWSAEEMGLPMERVQHVPRWREHREIFSAMELDVMEYAEAMTDTPPRVPDELAERLLGRLGEKAFVELTMTVAVENMRSRTNSAFGLTGQGFSDHCEVPFQG; encoded by the coding sequence ATGCCCCGCATCTCACTCGACCCGCCGCGCAGCCTCGTCCTACGGCTGGTCTCGTGGTATTCGCGCCGCAAGTTCGGCACGGTGATTGAGCCCGTACTGGCCGCGGGGCACCACCCCGGGGTGCTGCTCGTCGGGGGGATCTTCGAGGTCGGCACGGAGCGCTGGAAGGCCCTCGATCCCGGCCTCAAGCAGCTCGCGCTCATGGCCTCGGCCGCGCGCATCGAGTGCACGTGGTGCATGGACTTCGGTCACTGGTCGGCCGAGGAGATGGGCCTGCCCATGGAGCGCGTCCAGCACGTGCCCCGGTGGCGCGAGCACCGTGAGATCTTCAGCGCCATGGAGCTGGACGTCATGGAATACGCGGAGGCCATGACCGACACCCCGCCGCGCGTGCCGGACGAACTGGCGGAGCGGCTGCTGGGTCGGCTCGGCGAGAAAGCGTTCGTGGAGCTGACCATGACGGTCGCCGTCGAGAACATGCGCTCGCGCACCAACAGCGCCTTCGGCCTGACGGGGCAGGGCTTCTCCGACCACTGCGAGGTGCCCTTCCAAGGCTGA
- a CDS encoding VOC family protein, with the protein MLDHIAIQVRDVAASAAFYDAVLAPLGGERKKQFGQNVSFGVTGHPLWLVPTSDRAPAREVHIAFAAADRATVDAFYAAALEAGAEGLHAPRLWPEYHEAYYGAFVRDPDGNNIEAVCHTA; encoded by the coding sequence ATGCTCGATCACATCGCCATCCAGGTACGCGACGTCGCCGCAAGCGCCGCCTTCTACGACGCCGTGCTCGCCCCGCTCGGCGGTGAGCGCAAGAAGCAGTTCGGCCAGAACGTCAGCTTCGGTGTGACCGGACACCCGCTGTGGCTGGTTCCCACCAGCGACCGGGCGCCGGCGCGCGAGGTGCACATCGCCTTCGCGGCGGCCGACCGCGCCACCGTCGACGCGTTCTACGCCGCCGCCCTCGAGGCGGGCGCCGAGGGTCTGCACGCGCCGCGGCTGTGGCCCGAGTACCACGAGGCGTACTACGGCGCGTTCGTCCGCGACCCGGACGGCAACAACATCGAGGCCGTCTGCCACACCGCGTAG
- a CDS encoding IclR family transcriptional regulator yields MSGTEAGGSQVKSAVRTVELLEFFAGRPGMHALATVQEAVGYPKSSLYMLLRTLVDLGWVETDATGTRYGIGVRALLVGTSYIDGDEVVAAARPTLDRLSDDTTETIHLARLDGTNVVYLATRQSQHYLRPFTRVGRRLPAHSTSLGKALLATHSDEQVRKMLPESLAQLTEHTLTDREKLIEELHLVREQGYAVDREENTLGLRCFGIAVPYRTPARDAISCSVPVARLTPAHEQMIKDALFDAKDRLMHATRRL; encoded by the coding sequence ATGTCGGGTACCGAGGCGGGGGGTTCGCAGGTCAAATCGGCCGTGCGGACGGTGGAGTTGCTGGAGTTCTTCGCGGGGCGGCCCGGAATGCACGCCCTCGCCACCGTCCAGGAGGCGGTCGGCTACCCGAAGTCGAGCCTCTACATGCTGCTGCGCACGCTGGTCGACCTCGGCTGGGTGGAGACTGACGCGACGGGCACGCGCTACGGGATCGGCGTACGGGCGCTGCTGGTCGGCACCTCCTACATCGACGGCGACGAGGTGGTGGCCGCGGCCCGGCCCACCCTCGACCGGCTCTCCGACGACACCACCGAGACGATCCACCTGGCGCGGCTGGACGGGACCAACGTCGTCTATCTGGCCACCCGCCAGTCGCAGCACTATCTGCGGCCCTTCACCCGCGTCGGGCGGCGGCTGCCCGCGCACTCGACCTCGCTCGGCAAGGCACTGCTGGCCACGCACTCGGACGAGCAGGTGCGCAAGATGCTGCCGGAGAGCCTGGCGCAGCTCACGGAGCACACCCTCACCGACCGCGAGAAGCTCATCGAGGAGCTGCACCTGGTACGGGAGCAGGGCTACGCGGTCGACCGGGAGGAGAACACGCTGGGGCTGCGCTGCTTCGGCATCGCCGTCCCGTACCGCACGCCGGCCCGCGACGCGATCAGCTGCTCGGTGCCGGTGGCCCGGCTGACCCCGGCGCACGAGCAGATGATCAAGGACGCGCTCTTCGACGCGAAGGACCGTCTGATGCACGCCACCCGGAGGCTGTGA
- the thpD gene encoding ectoine hydroxylase: protein MTIAPERTADLYPTRGTTEVATPRMNPVVWSEPGTPGPIRATDLAGFERDGFLAIDELITSDEVDALRAELERLTSDPEIRSDKRSIVEPKSEEIRTVFEVHKISEVFARLVRDPRVVGRARQILGSDVYVHQSRINVKPGFGATGFYWHSDFETWHAEDGLANMRTVSVSIALTENYDTNGGLMIMPGSHKTFLGCAGETPKDNYKKSLQMQDAGIPSDESLTKFADAHGIKLFTGKAGSATWFDCNCMHGSGDNITPYPRSNVFIVFNSVENEAVEPFAAPVRRPEYIGARDFTPVK from the coding sequence ATGACCATCGCACCCGAGCGCACCGCCGACCTGTACCCGACTCGCGGAACCACCGAGGTGGCCACCCCGCGGATGAACCCCGTCGTGTGGTCCGAACCGGGTACTCCAGGGCCCATCAGGGCCACGGACCTGGCGGGCTTCGAGCGGGACGGGTTCCTCGCGATCGACGAGCTGATCACCTCCGACGAGGTGGACGCCCTGCGCGCGGAACTGGAACGGCTCACCTCGGATCCGGAGATCCGCTCCGACAAACGCTCGATCGTCGAGCCGAAGTCGGAGGAGATCCGGACCGTGTTCGAGGTGCACAAGATCAGCGAGGTCTTCGCACGGCTCGTGCGGGACCCGCGTGTGGTGGGCAGGGCGCGGCAGATCCTGGGCTCGGACGTCTACGTCCACCAGTCCCGGATCAACGTCAAGCCGGGCTTCGGCGCCACAGGTTTCTACTGGCATTCGGACTTCGAGACCTGGCACGCGGAAGACGGTCTGGCGAACATGCGGACCGTGTCGGTCTCGATCGCGCTGACCGAGAACTACGACACCAACGGCGGCTTGATGATCATGCCGGGGTCGCACAAGACCTTCCTCGGCTGTGCGGGTGAGACGCCGAAGGACAACTACAAGAAGTCGCTGCAGATGCAGGACGCGGGGATTCCGTCCGACGAGTCCCTGACCAAGTTCGCCGACGCACACGGCATCAAGCTGTTCACGGGCAAGGCCGGCTCGGCGACCTGGTTCGACTGCAACTGCATGCACGGAAGCGGTGACAACATCACTCCGTACCCACGGAGCAATGTCTTCATCGTCTTCAACAGCGTGGAGAACGAAGCGGTGGAACCCTTCGCCGCACCCGTCCGCCGTCCCGAGTACATCGGGGCACGGGACTTCACTCCCGTGAAGTAA
- a CDS encoding aldehyde dehydrogenase (NADP(+)): MWSVDPRTGKRREQVTDEATAPDVDAAVQAAHAALPALADRGARAAFLRAAADRLEAGREKIVATADAESALGEPRLSGELGRTTGQLRAFADEVEDGGYLGVIVDHADATLTPPRPDLRRYRVPIGVVAVYAASNFPLAFSVPGGDTASALAAGCPVVVKAHPDHPATSALCGDALRAAAVETGLPEDVVSVVHGFDAGVELVRHPLVAAAGFTGSVRGGRALYDAAAARPRPIPFHGELGSLNPVVVTPAAVAERAEEIGEGLGGSVTLGTGQFCVKPGLVFVPEGDAGDRMLGTLTERLHGAAPGHLLDDRMREAFLDGVAARSALDHVETPVTPGTGDDGRAVRPGLLTVTADALGDGHELLLEECFGPVTVAVRYGDEAEVEEVLGRLPGSLTATVHLGAAEATGAGGSAAALLARLTPLAGRVLVNGWPTGVAVTTAQHHGGPYPATTSTSTSVGATAVERWLRPVAYQDTPQPLLPLELRDENPLKLPRRVDGHRE; encoded by the coding sequence GTGTGGAGCGTTGACCCCCGGACCGGGAAGCGGCGGGAGCAGGTCACCGACGAGGCCACGGCCCCCGACGTGGACGCCGCCGTACAGGCCGCGCACGCCGCGCTGCCCGCGCTCGCCGACCGTGGGGCGCGCGCCGCCTTCCTGCGCGCCGCCGCCGACCGGCTGGAGGCCGGGCGGGAGAAGATCGTGGCCACGGCCGACGCCGAGAGCGCGCTGGGCGAGCCCCGGCTGTCCGGCGAACTCGGGCGCACCACCGGACAGCTGCGCGCCTTCGCCGACGAGGTCGAGGACGGCGGCTACCTCGGCGTCATCGTCGACCACGCCGACGCCACCCTCACCCCGCCCCGGCCCGACCTGCGCCGCTACCGGGTCCCGATCGGCGTCGTCGCCGTCTACGCGGCCTCCAACTTCCCCCTCGCCTTCTCCGTTCCCGGCGGTGACACCGCCAGCGCGCTCGCCGCCGGCTGCCCCGTCGTCGTCAAGGCCCACCCCGACCACCCCGCGACCTCGGCACTGTGCGGGGACGCGCTGCGTGCTGCCGCCGTCGAGACCGGGCTTCCCGAGGACGTGGTCAGCGTCGTGCACGGCTTCGACGCCGGGGTCGAACTGGTGCGGCACCCACTGGTCGCCGCCGCCGGGTTCACCGGCTCCGTACGCGGCGGCCGGGCCCTGTACGACGCGGCGGCGGCCCGCCCCCGCCCCATTCCCTTCCACGGGGAACTCGGCTCCCTCAACCCCGTCGTGGTCACCCCGGCCGCCGTCGCCGAGCGCGCCGAGGAGATCGGTGAGGGCCTGGGCGGCTCGGTGACGCTGGGCACGGGCCAGTTCTGCGTCAAGCCCGGCCTCGTCTTCGTCCCCGAGGGCGACGCCGGCGACCGGATGCTCGGCACGCTCACCGAACGCCTGCACGGAGCGGCCCCCGGGCACCTGCTCGACGACCGGATGCGCGAGGCGTTCCTCGACGGGGTCGCGGCCCGCTCGGCCCTCGACCACGTCGAGACCCCCGTCACCCCCGGCACCGGCGACGACGGCCGTGCGGTGCGGCCAGGGCTGCTCACCGTCACGGCGGACGCGCTCGGTGACGGGCACGAACTGCTGCTGGAGGAGTGCTTCGGGCCGGTGACCGTCGCCGTGCGCTACGGCGACGAGGCCGAGGTCGAAGAGGTGCTCGGACGGCTTCCCGGAAGCCTCACGGCCACCGTGCACCTCGGCGCGGCGGAGGCCACGGGCGCGGGCGGATCGGCCGCGGCCCTGCTCGCGCGGCTGACGCCGCTGGCGGGGCGCGTGCTGGTCAACGGCTGGCCCACGGGCGTGGCGGTCACCACGGCGCAGCACCACGGCGGGCCGTACCCCGCGACGACGTCGACCTCCACCTCGGTCGGGGCGACCGCCGTCGAGCGGTGGCTGCGGCCCGTCGCCTACCAGGACACCCCCCAGCCGCTGCTGCCGCTGGAGCTGCGCGACGAGAACCCGCTGAAGCTGCCGCGACGGGTCGACGGCCACCGCGAGTGA
- a CDS encoding sensor histidine kinase: MTGRERETVTGRERVRRLGLRWVHLLQGGALLTPFFLLVMVGLGIAWPGEATAFGQSYGWQFAGFGLALPLAAVAGLLPSLRTLETASVRALCGVRAGALATGPARTWAARRRSAAWFTLHAGLGALVSGASLATPPMALVLLAFPFVPGLRERDWNWPWDHEGAALWAAPVAGFALLAGLLALVYGAGALLARCAPALLGPTPADRLAAAERRAADLAARNRLARELHDSVGHALSAVSLQASAARRVLETDAGFVREALASIEETSRGAVAELDAVLGVLREDQDARSEDDGHSTAPTLATGLEGLLARTRATGTEVDVTVDAALEPLALLGVEMSAAAFRVLQEGLSNALRHAPGVPVHVRLERHRSPERELLILFMENRMADADPPPRRPSGGRGLAGLAERAALLDGVAHAGAEDGVWRLTARLPLETRTTRPESTS, encoded by the coding sequence GTGACCGGGCGGGAGCGGGAAACTGTGACCGGGCGGGAGCGGGTGCGGCGGCTGGGGCTGCGCTGGGTGCATCTGCTCCAGGGCGGTGCGCTGCTGACCCCGTTCTTCCTGCTGGTGATGGTCGGCCTCGGCATCGCGTGGCCCGGCGAGGCGACGGCCTTCGGGCAGTCGTACGGCTGGCAGTTCGCGGGGTTCGGGCTGGCGCTGCCGCTGGCGGCGGTGGCCGGGCTGCTGCCGTCCCTGCGGACCCTGGAGACGGCCTCGGTCCGCGCCCTGTGCGGGGTGCGGGCGGGCGCGCTGGCCACCGGACCCGCCCGCACCTGGGCGGCACGGCGGCGCTCGGCCGCCTGGTTCACGCTCCACGCGGGCCTGGGCGCCCTCGTCAGCGGCGCGTCACTGGCGACCCCGCCCATGGCCCTCGTCCTCCTGGCCTTTCCCTTCGTCCCCGGGCTGCGGGAGAGGGACTGGAACTGGCCGTGGGACCACGAGGGTGCCGCGCTGTGGGCAGCGCCGGTCGCCGGATTCGCCCTGCTGGCGGGCCTGTTGGCACTGGTGTACGGCGCGGGGGCGCTGCTGGCCCGGTGCGCGCCTGCTCTGTTGGGGCCCACCCCCGCCGACCGGCTGGCGGCGGCCGAGCGCCGTGCCGCGGACCTGGCGGCGCGCAACAGGCTGGCGCGCGAGCTGCACGACTCGGTGGGGCACGCGCTCAGCGCCGTCTCGCTCCAGGCGAGCGCGGCGCGCAGGGTGCTGGAGACGGACGCGGGCTTCGTACGCGAGGCGCTGGCCTCGATCGAGGAGACCAGCCGGGGCGCGGTGGCCGAACTGGACGCGGTACTCGGCGTGCTGCGCGAGGACCAGGACGCCCGCTCGGAAGACGACGGGCACTCCACCGCACCCACCCTGGCCACGGGACTCGAGGGCCTGCTCGCCCGTACCCGCGCGACCGGCACCGAGGTGGACGTCACCGTCGACGCCGCGCTGGAGCCGCTGGCGCTCCTGGGGGTCGAGATGTCCGCCGCCGCCTTCCGCGTGCTCCAGGAGGGTCTGAGCAACGCGCTGCGGCACGCGCCAGGTGTGCCCGTACACGTGCGGCTGGAGCGCCACCGCTCCCCGGAGCGCGAGCTGTTGATCCTCTTCATGGAGAACCGGATGGCTGACGCGGATCCCCCTCCGCGCCGTCCGTCCGGGGGACGCGGGCTCGCGGGCCTCGCGGAGCGCGCCGCGCTGCTGGACGGCGTGGCGCACGCGGGGGCCGAGGACGGCGTATGGCGGCTGACGGCGCGGCTGCCGCTGGAGACGAGAACCACGAGACCGGAGAGCACCTCATGA
- a CDS encoding response regulator transcription factor — MNADPVPALRVVLADDERMVRTALRAILTAEPGFEVVGEAAGGGEAVSLVRELRPDVVLMDVRMPEIDGLRATERILATLGEAAPRILILTTFENDSYVYDALRAGAHGFLLKRTTAEDLVAGVRVVARGESLLFPAAVRALAARHARSRRAEALSARLTAREADVLRLMAEGLTNAEIAARTGVGTATAKTHVAAVLTKLGARDRTQAVIMAYEHGFVTPG, encoded by the coding sequence ATGAATGCCGACCCCGTCCCCGCGCTGCGGGTCGTCCTCGCGGACGATGAGCGCATGGTCCGCACGGCGCTGCGCGCGATCCTGACGGCGGAGCCCGGGTTCGAGGTGGTGGGCGAGGCGGCGGGCGGCGGCGAGGCCGTCTCCCTCGTGCGCGAACTGCGCCCCGACGTGGTGCTGATGGATGTGCGGATGCCCGAGATCGACGGCCTCCGCGCCACCGAGCGGATCCTGGCCACCCTGGGCGAGGCGGCCCCGCGCATCCTGATCCTGACCACTTTCGAGAACGACTCGTACGTCTACGACGCGCTGCGCGCCGGAGCACACGGCTTTCTCCTCAAGCGCACGACGGCCGAGGACCTGGTGGCGGGAGTGCGGGTGGTGGCGCGCGGCGAATCACTGCTGTTTCCCGCCGCCGTGCGGGCGCTGGCGGCGCGGCACGCCCGCTCCCGGCGCGCCGAGGCGCTCTCCGCACGGCTGACCGCACGCGAGGCGGACGTCCTGCGGCTGATGGCCGAGGGGCTGACCAACGCCGAGATCGCGGCGCGCACCGGCGTGGGTACCGCGACCGCGAAGACGCATGTGGCCGCCGTGCTCACCAAGCTCGGCGCGCGGGACAGGACCCAGGCCGTGATCATGGCGTACGAGCACGGTTTTGTGACGCCCGGCTGA
- the ectA gene encoding diaminobutyrate acetyltransferase, giving the protein MPEGLKLDTPRVEDGVAIWRIARDSRTLDLNSSYSYLLWCRDFAATSVVARDGGGEPVGFITGYVRPQQPATLVVWQVAVDETAQGRGLAAAMLDGLTLRVAEESGIDSVETTVTPDNTPSNRLFASYGRRHSAAVAKEVLFDAGLFPEDGHEPEVLYRIGPVVFPGAAARR; this is encoded by the coding sequence ATGCCGGAGGGACTGAAGCTCGACACGCCTCGTGTGGAGGACGGAGTCGCGATTTGGCGCATCGCCCGTGACTCCAGGACCCTCGACCTCAACTCCTCGTACAGCTACCTGCTGTGGTGCCGCGACTTCGCGGCCACCTCGGTCGTCGCCCGCGACGGCGGCGGCGAGCCGGTCGGCTTCATCACCGGCTACGTCCGCCCCCAGCAGCCCGCCACCCTCGTCGTCTGGCAGGTCGCCGTCGACGAGACGGCCCAGGGCCGGGGGCTCGCAGCCGCGATGCTCGACGGGCTGACGCTCCGCGTCGCCGAGGAGTCCGGTATCGACAGCGTCGAGACCACGGTCACCCCGGACAACACCCCCTCCAACCGGCTGTTCGCCTCCTACGGCCGGCGCCACTCGGCAGCGGTCGCCAAAGAGGTGCTCTTCGACGCCGGCCTGTTCCCCGAGGACGGGCACGAGCCGGAGGTGCTGTACCGGATAGGCCCGGTCGTGTTTCCCGGCGCCGCGGCGCGGCGCTGA